In Liquorilactobacillus hordei DSM 19519, the following proteins share a genomic window:
- the fliP gene encoding flagellar type III secretion system pore protein FliP (The bacterial flagellar biogenesis protein FliP forms a type III secretion system (T3SS)-type pore required for flagellar assembly.) yields MKKKIAMGLAAVNICFWKLFLFPVTVSAIGTKDITSTVNNLLNNNSSSTTTINTFILLTLLSITPILLVMMTSFTRIIMVLSFARSALGTQQNPPNQVLLGLALFLTFFTMRPVYTDIYQNAIKPYNQNEITQQQVFDRSENRIKEFMYGQTRKKDIQLFVDVSKEKVNVRKYKKIPLTIITPAFVISELRTAFSIGFLLFIPFLIIDMVVSSILMSMGMVMLSPVMISLPFKILLFVLVDGWYLLVESLIRSFY; encoded by the coding sequence ATGAAAAAGAAAATTGCCATGGGGTTGGCTGCTGTTAATATCTGTTTTTGGAAGTTATTCTTGTTCCCGGTAACAGTTTCTGCTATTGGTACCAAAGATATTACATCAACTGTTAATAATTTACTGAATAATAATTCGAGTTCTACAACTACTATTAATACTTTTATTTTACTAACTCTGTTATCTATTACACCGATATTGTTAGTAATGATGACCTCTTTCACAAGAATCATAATGGTACTTTCGTTCGCGCGAAGTGCACTTGGAACACAACAGAATCCGCCTAATCAGGTTTTACTTGGCTTAGCTTTGTTTTTAACATTTTTTACAATGCGTCCTGTGTATACAGATATCTATCAGAATGCGATCAAGCCCTATAACCAAAATGAGATAACGCAACAACAAGTATTTGATCGTTCAGAGAACAGAATAAAAGAATTTATGTATGGTCAGACAAGAAAAAAGGATATCCAGCTTTTTGTTGATGTTTCTAAGGAGAAAGTCAATGTTAGAAAATACAAAAAAATTCCATTGACAATAATCACTCCAGCGTTTGTCATTAGTGAATTGCGAACAGCCTTTAGTATTGGATTCTTGTTGTTTATACCATTCTTAATTATTGATATGGTAGTTTCAAGTATTTTGATGTCAATGGGGATGGTAATGTTATCACCGGTCATGATTTCGTTACCATTTAAAATATTGTTATTTGTACTGGTAGATGGTTGGTACTTGCTGGTAGAGTCACTGATCAGGAGCTTTTATTAG
- a CDS encoding flagellar FlbD family protein, with translation MIELIGLNGKSFFLNADLIFKIEETPDTIITLIDDRNLIVKNSAVEVKELIIEYRRKILANSENLNSISEER, from the coding sequence TTGATTGAATTAATTGGCCTAAATGGGAAAAGCTTTTTCTTGAATGCAGATTTAATTTTCAAAATCGAAGAAACACCAGATACGATAATCACGCTCATAGATGACAGAAATCTAATTGTAAAAAATAGTGCAGTTGAAGTAAAAGAACTAATAATAGAATATAGGAGAAAAATTCTTGCGAATTCAGAGAACTTAAACTCCATTAGTGAGGAGAGGTAA
- a CDS encoding flagellar biosynthetic protein FliO — MDIYIAVFKTIIFLIIIIFMINICLKYLGKYTNQSKRNFRIIQKIAVSKTSAIGIVQIIDTYYVMSFSENRNEILKELNDYEVTQLLDSLENPKSSENNSKDFKQILQGMNDKIQELKKRKR; from the coding sequence ATGGATATATATATTGCAGTTTTTAAGACAATTATCTTTTTAATAATTATCATCTTCATGATTAATATTTGCCTGAAGTATTTAGGAAAGTATACGAATCAAAGCAAACGGAATTTTAGAATCATTCAGAAAATTGCAGTGAGTAAGACTTCAGCAATAGGCATAGTGCAAATTATTGATACTTACTATGTGATGAGCTTTTCAGAAAATCGCAATGAGATTTTGAAAGAATTGAATGACTATGAAGTGACTCAGCTACTGGATTCTTTGGAGAACCCTAAAAGTAGTGAGAATAATAGTAAAGATTTCAAACAAATTCTTCAGGGTATGAACGACAAGATTCAAGAGCTTAAGAAGAGGAAAAGATAA
- the fliQ gene encoding flagellar biosynthesis protein FliQ, whose product MTIEVVLQVIRDAFIRIILISGPAVGIGMLVGLIISIFQATTQIQEQTLSFVPKLVAILITLILAGNFMMTILLEFTKNVFKMIAKL is encoded by the coding sequence ATGACAATCGAAGTGGTTTTACAGGTAATTAGAGACGCTTTTATTAGAATCATTTTAATTTCGGGGCCAGCAGTTGGAATCGGAATGTTGGTAGGATTAATAATTAGTATCTTTCAGGCTACTACCCAAATTCAGGAGCAAACGCTGAGTTTTGTACCAAAATTGGTTGCTATTTTAATTACGCTAATTCTTGCAGGTAACTTCATGATGACAATTCTTCTTGAATTTACGAAGAATGTATTCAAGATGATTGCGAAGTTGTGA
- the fliL gene encoding flagellar basal body-associated protein FliL, giving the protein MAKEKSEKTGKKWFLWILILILVATSGGVVGTIVTPKIMSALGSNKTATVKKQAKTVVSGKQKIVPVKKFVINLTNEDGSNSTQYAQITLSFLVANTDQKAKLKKNVAVVRDSVINVIRQKKASDILGSSDSLAGLKTQLRDTINKAYGAKIIDDVFITDLVIQ; this is encoded by the coding sequence ATGGCAAAAGAAAAAAGTGAGAAAACAGGGAAAAAATGGTTTTTATGGATATTGATATTAATTTTGGTAGCAACGAGTGGGGGAGTAGTTGGTACAATCGTTACGCCGAAGATAATGAGTGCGTTAGGTTCAAATAAAACAGCGACAGTTAAGAAGCAGGCTAAAACAGTTGTTTCAGGCAAGCAAAAGATTGTTCCAGTTAAGAAGTTTGTAATTAATTTGACTAATGAAGATGGCTCCAATAGCACACAGTATGCACAAATTACCTTATCATTTTTGGTCGCAAATACAGATCAAAAAGCTAAACTTAAGAAAAATGTTGCGGTTGTTAGGGACAGTGTCATAAATGTGATTAGACAAAAGAAAGCAAGCGACATTCTGGGTTCTTCAGATAGCTTGGCAGGACTAAAGACCCAATTACGAGACACTATTAATAAAGCATATGGAGCCAAGATTATAGACGATGTGTTTATTACAGATTTAGTTATTCAATAG
- a CDS encoding sigma-70 family RNA polymerase sigma factor, translating into MYEASPEDEVLKYLPLVEKVAKRVPIKSTEYEYSDYYNIGVIGLIDALHKFDVTKKVPFESYAAIRIRGAIIDEVRKHSRISRYKMVAINNFYKAKQELEQDHKREVTDSEICEKMGISSTQLNEIYENIHYLASISLEGTIFPTEGEGGVSLGDVIPDNSGTNAEQKLMGEECEAALTRCIQKLNEREQLILSLYYKEEVTLKEIAAILDISIARVSQIHGKVIAKLKLSMGDELS; encoded by the coding sequence ATGTATGAAGCTAGTCCTGAAGATGAAGTTTTGAAATATCTTCCTTTGGTTGAAAAAGTTGCTAAAAGAGTTCCAATCAAAAGTACAGAGTATGAATACAGCGATTACTATAATATTGGCGTAATCGGTCTGATTGATGCATTACACAAATTTGATGTTACGAAAAAGGTACCTTTTGAGAGTTATGCAGCAATCAGAATTAGGGGTGCAATCATTGATGAAGTCCGAAAGCATTCAAGAATTTCAAGATACAAGATGGTTGCAATTAATAATTTTTACAAGGCAAAACAAGAACTTGAACAAGATCATAAAAGAGAAGTCACTGACAGTGAAATTTGCGAAAAGATGGGAATATCTAGCACACAGTTAAATGAAATTTATGAGAATATCCATTATCTGGCTAGTATCTCTCTTGAAGGAACAATTTTCCCTACAGAAGGGGAAGGTGGAGTTTCTTTGGGAGATGTTATTCCTGACAATAGTGGAACTAATGCTGAACAGAAATTAATGGGTGAAGAATGCGAAGCAGCCTTGACAAGATGCATACAGAAATTAAACGAACGTGAGCAGTTAATCTTGAGTTTGTATTATAAAGAAGAAGTAACTTTAAAGGAAATTGCTGCTATTTTAGATATTTCAATAGCAAGAGTTTCACAGATTCATGGAAAGGTAATCGCAAAGTTGAAATTATCGATGGGAGATGAATTGTCGTGA
- a CDS encoding flagellar hook-basal body protein, with protein MIRGLDTVEQSLDVLLKRQENTSGNIANVNTTGYQAKQLFQSTLKEVQFENHQGGPNVSERQNIGGFTFGNAIDGSYVDSSKGSMKETGRATDFAVNSDGYFTVRMNDGSLAYTRNGNFKLNNQNQYMTQEGYQVIGNNGQAITASNNPAFRIVSIPNEQQLTDAGNGYYTTNQNVQINTNPNVMQGYLEQSNVSMSDEMVTLMQTGREFEANQKVLSSTNETLDKAVNSLGKV; from the coding sequence GTGATCCGAGGATTAGATACAGTTGAACAAAGCCTTGATGTTTTACTCAAAAGGCAAGAAAATACTAGCGGAAATATCGCTAATGTTAATACAACAGGATATCAGGCAAAACAACTATTTCAATCAACATTAAAAGAAGTTCAATTTGAGAATCATCAAGGAGGACCAAATGTTTCTGAACGACAAAATATAGGTGGCTTTACGTTTGGAAATGCCATCGATGGTTCTTATGTTGACAGCAGTAAAGGCTCAATGAAAGAAACTGGAAGGGCTACTGACTTTGCAGTTAATAGTGACGGATATTTTACAGTTAGAATGAACGATGGCTCTCTTGCATATACAAGAAATGGAAATTTTAAGCTGAACAACCAAAATCAATATATGACCCAAGAAGGTTATCAAGTTATTGGAAATAATGGACAGGCTATTACTGCAAGTAATAATCCAGCATTTAGAATAGTAAGTATTCCTAATGAGCAGCAATTAACTGATGCAGGAAATGGTTATTACACAACTAATCAAAATGTACAAATTAATACGAATCCCAATGTGATGCAAGGCTATTTAGAACAATCGAATGTTTCGATGTCTGATGAAATGGTCACATTAATGCAAACGGGTAGAGAATTCGAAGCTAATCAAAAGGTTTTGAGTTCAACAAATGAAACTCTAGACAAAGCTGTTAACAGTTTAGGAAAAGTATAG
- a CDS encoding flagellar biosynthetic protein FliR yields the protein MVLIQIGALLLCRVMSFIVLCPIFSQKGFPNFAKLVVGGSLVVSAYPAITGYKEITNGVLLGEVAIKEVIFGLAMGYLSQLVFSGVMMAGQMIDFQVGFSMAQAYDTMTEIQSAQFSKLYYWLAVSVFFMLNLQNLMIYGVINSFRIVPLGAENINGASVDGVVQLFEKTVEMSISLAAPMVVAVLVIDILLGVISRSIPQINILMMSLSVKTIVSILIFLLALSSLASFLGNNLSEGIGNMLEFIKSVK from the coding sequence ATGGTTTTGATTCAGATAGGGGCTCTTTTGCTATGTAGAGTGATGTCTTTCATTGTACTTTGTCCAATTTTTTCGCAGAAAGGCTTTCCTAATTTTGCGAAACTTGTCGTTGGGGGTAGCTTAGTAGTCTCAGCCTATCCTGCAATTACAGGTTATAAGGAAATCACTAATGGGGTCTTGTTGGGCGAGGTTGCTATCAAAGAAGTTATTTTTGGATTAGCAATGGGATATCTAAGTCAACTTGTTTTTAGCGGGGTTATGATGGCGGGACAGATGATTGATTTCCAAGTGGGTTTTTCTATGGCGCAAGCATATGACACAATGACGGAAATTCAATCTGCCCAGTTTAGTAAATTATATTATTGGCTAGCAGTCTCTGTATTTTTTATGCTTAACCTACAAAACTTAATGATTTACGGTGTTATTAACTCCTTCAGGATTGTTCCTTTAGGCGCTGAAAATATAAATGGGGCATCAGTAGATGGAGTGGTTCAATTATTTGAGAAGACCGTTGAGATGTCAATTAGCTTGGCAGCACCAATGGTTGTAGCTGTATTAGTAATTGATATTTTGTTAGGGGTCATTTCAAGATCGATTCCACAGATTAATATTCTAATGATGAGCCTTTCTGTAAAAACAATTGTTAGTATTTTAATATTTCTATTAGCTTTATCAAGTTTAGCAAGCTTTTTGGGCAATAATCTTTCTGAAGGTATAGGAAACATGCTTGAGTTCATAAAATCTGTAAAATAG
- the flhA gene encoding flagellar biosynthesis protein FlhA produces MSKKKLKKKRTLNYADVIVSFLVISIIGLIIIPLPAIALDILIVINLAVAINILLITLFTRSVLEFTTFPTLLLITTMFKLGLNMSSTRLILTAGNGGNVIAAFANVVAGSNYIVGIILFVIIMVVQLVVVTNGAGRVSEVSARFTLDAMPGKQMAIDSDLNSGLINEEQARNRRKDLQREADFYGSMDGASKFVKGDAIASIMITLINLIAGTIIFTMKGDLSIADALAQFGKLSIGDGLVSAIPSLLISIASGIIVTRSDNNSSFGLDIASDAVRYPVLFRIVGVILLVLSIVPGFPFLPFLFIGIGMFVASMFIKQTEQKTAIRRKEEEQKLALKRKKKEQEEDESVSSFQVEPIAIEIGYGLISLVDSTVDNSLMSRIVAIRKQTARELGILVHPVRIRDNLYLESNDYSIKIRGNEVGAGQIYADKLMIISPDDEPFPFKGIPTKEPAFGIDAMWIDQKDKEAAEIQGFTIIEPLTVIATHLKEIIFGNAPELLGRQEVQKLLEGIKEQNNVVIDELIPEILRLGEVEKVLQNLLEEKIPINDLATILETLADYGSVTKDTEVLTEYVRQALRRTIAAKYADEQKSIKVVTIHPKVEELITQSIQKTATGSYPVLKPDSVNQILEALNKIQQELTLKNIEFVVLTSPKIRLAFRKLISFNFPNMSILSLNEVPNEISIETVGTINV; encoded by the coding sequence ATGAGTAAAAAAAAGCTTAAGAAGAAAAGGACTTTAAATTATGCTGATGTGATTGTTTCTTTTTTGGTAATCAGTATTATCGGATTAATAATAATACCATTACCTGCGATAGCATTAGATATACTAATCGTTATTAATTTAGCAGTTGCAATCAATATTTTACTTATTACGTTATTCACTAGAAGTGTGTTGGAGTTTACAACTTTCCCAACATTGTTATTAATAACAACGATGTTTAAACTTGGTTTAAATATGTCTTCGACGCGACTAATATTAACGGCAGGAAATGGTGGAAATGTAATTGCAGCTTTCGCAAATGTGGTGGCAGGCAGCAATTATATAGTTGGGATTATTTTATTCGTTATTATTATGGTCGTTCAGTTAGTAGTTGTAACTAATGGTGCTGGGCGTGTTTCAGAGGTTTCTGCAAGGTTTACCCTTGACGCAATGCCAGGAAAGCAAATGGCAATTGACTCTGATTTGAACTCTGGACTGATAAATGAAGAACAAGCAAGAAATCGCAGGAAAGACTTACAAAGAGAAGCTGATTTTTACGGTTCAATGGATGGAGCTAGTAAATTTGTTAAGGGTGATGCAATCGCCAGCATTATGATAACCTTGATAAATCTGATAGCTGGGACAATTATTTTCACTATGAAAGGTGATTTATCAATAGCTGATGCATTAGCACAGTTTGGCAAGCTATCAATTGGTGATGGTTTAGTTAGTGCGATTCCTTCGTTACTAATTTCAATTGCTTCCGGTATTATTGTTACGCGTTCTGATAACAATAGTTCCTTTGGTTTGGATATTGCATCTGATGCTGTAAGATATCCTGTTCTATTTAGAATTGTCGGTGTAATCTTGCTGGTATTGTCAATAGTACCAGGTTTTCCTTTCTTGCCATTTTTATTTATTGGAATTGGAATGTTTGTTGCAAGTATGTTTATCAAACAAACAGAACAAAAGACGGCAATTAGGCGAAAAGAAGAAGAGCAGAAGTTAGCATTAAAACGTAAGAAAAAAGAACAAGAAGAAGATGAATCAGTTTCTTCCTTCCAAGTTGAACCAATTGCAATTGAAATTGGCTATGGTCTGATTTCACTGGTTGATAGCACAGTGGATAATAGTTTGATGAGTAGGATAGTTGCCATTCGCAAACAGACTGCTAGAGAGCTAGGAATTCTTGTTCATCCAGTTAGAATAAGGGATAATCTGTACCTTGAATCAAATGATTATTCAATCAAAATCAGAGGGAATGAAGTGGGAGCAGGGCAAATCTATGCAGATAAGCTGATGATTATCAGCCCCGATGACGAGCCATTTCCATTCAAAGGTATTCCGACAAAGGAACCGGCATTTGGGATTGATGCAATGTGGATTGATCAAAAAGATAAAGAAGCTGCTGAAATACAAGGGTTTACAATTATTGAACCTTTAACAGTAATTGCCACACACCTAAAAGAAATTATTTTTGGAAATGCACCTGAATTACTTGGTAGACAAGAGGTCCAGAAGCTCTTAGAAGGAATAAAGGAGCAAAATAATGTCGTAATAGACGAGTTAATACCCGAGATTTTACGCTTGGGAGAAGTTGAGAAAGTCTTACAGAATTTATTGGAGGAAAAAATTCCAATTAATGATTTAGCCACAATCCTAGAAACTTTGGCTGATTATGGGTCAGTTACTAAGGATACAGAAGTGCTGACTGAATATGTAAGACAGGCTCTTAGACGAACAATTGCTGCTAAGTATGCTGACGAACAAAAGAGCATTAAAGTAGTAACAATTCATCCGAAGGTGGAAGAATTAATTACACAGAGTATTCAAAAGACAGCTACTGGGTCATATCCAGTATTGAAACCTGATTCAGTTAATCAAATTTTAGAAGCTCTCAATAAGATTCAGCAGGAACTTACGCTTAAGAATATTGAATTTGTAGTATTAACTTCTCCTAAAATTAGACTGGCTTTTCGAAAGTTAATTTCCTTTAACTTCCCTAACATGTCAATCTTATCGCTGAATGAAGTACCTAATGAAATTTCGATTGAGACCGTAGGAACAATTAACGTTTAA
- a CDS encoding flagellar hook-basal body protein, whose translation MNISGILSINKSGINGLQNNMDNIANNIANSETIGYKNRNTTFQELVNNQTTAQEANLTAGTSLGLNTGVGVNSESINFAQGSLQQTGKTTDFAIQGQGFFGIYNQNGELLLTRDGSFTRDSTGQLVNASGNKVAVDATIPETSWPNGDLNVASDGNISIVNNGISTSVGKLRMYLPQNNEDLVSVGNNNYTVKNGNQLQVMANPSIKQGYLEASTVDLADSMTDMIATQRAYQMNAKALQATDDMFEVINRLAN comes from the coding sequence ATGAATATTTCGGGTATTTTGTCCATTAATAAGTCAGGAATAAATGGACTACAAAATAATATGGACAACATCGCAAATAACATTGCAAATTCAGAAACAATTGGTTATAAAAATAGAAATACAACTTTCCAAGAGTTAGTCAACAATCAGACAACAGCTCAAGAAGCGAATTTAACTGCTGGAACGAGCCTAGGATTAAATACTGGGGTGGGTGTCAACAGTGAATCAATTAATTTTGCACAGGGTAGTCTGCAACAAACAGGAAAGACAACTGACTTTGCAATACAAGGACAAGGATTTTTTGGAATATATAATCAAAATGGCGAATTATTATTAACCCGAGATGGGAGCTTTACACGAGACAGCACGGGTCAATTGGTGAATGCAAGCGGGAATAAAGTAGCAGTGGATGCAACTATCCCTGAAACAAGCTGGCCAAATGGTGACTTAAATGTTGCAAGTGATGGCAATATAAGTATTGTGAACAATGGAATCAGCACCTCTGTTGGAAAACTAAGAATGTATTTACCACAAAATAATGAAGATCTAGTAAGTGTTGGTAATAATAATTATACCGTTAAAAATGGGAATCAGTTGCAAGTGATGGCAAATCCAAGTATAAAGCAAGGATATTTAGAAGCTTCAACAGTTGATCTAGCAGATTCTATGACAGATATGATTGCAACTCAAAGGGCATATCAGATGAATGCCAAGGCACTGCAGGCAACTGATGATATGTTTGAGGTAATTAATCGCCTAGCCAACTAA
- a CDS encoding flagellar hook-basal body complex protein gives MLKSLYSGVSGMKGFQTKMDVISDNIANVNTMGFKSSRVIFEDLMSQNMSNSAAASNNLGGTNAKQIGLGVKPGSIDKDTSAGSPQSTGRTLDFYINGGGYFVVQNENGEDLYTRDGAFSRDNQGSLTTSDGLKVMGRAATTPLTEYTDGTNTDSALAASGSLSGLTIPSTITVNGKTLNYDSVSVDQSGLIIGKYGSQNFVLGKLSLATFNNAAGLENVGGNNYAVSSNSGAAIIANPGDTGTGTVNAGELEMSNVDLSSEFTEMIVANRAYQANAKTITTSDEMLQTLINLKQS, from the coding sequence ATGTTAAAATCACTTTATTCTGGAGTTAGTGGCATGAAGGGCTTTCAAACTAAAATGGATGTAATTTCTGATAATATTGCCAATGTAAATACCATGGGTTTCAAATCAAGCCGTGTTATCTTTGAAGATTTGATGAGCCAAAATATGTCTAATTCAGCAGCTGCATCTAATAATTTAGGTGGGACAAATGCAAAGCAAATTGGACTTGGAGTAAAACCTGGTTCGATTGATAAGGATACTTCAGCAGGTTCACCACAGTCAACGGGACGGACTCTTGATTTTTATATAAATGGTGGTGGATACTTCGTTGTTCAAAATGAAAATGGTGAGGATCTATACACGAGAGATGGGGCATTCTCTAGAGATAACCAAGGAAGCCTGACAACTAGTGATGGATTGAAAGTTATGGGACGAGCAGCAACAACACCATTAACAGAATATACGGATGGAACTAATACAGATAGTGCACTTGCAGCATCAGGAAGCTTATCTGGATTGACAATTCCAAGTACGATTACAGTTAATGGTAAGACACTCAATTATGATTCTGTATCGGTTGATCAAAGTGGACTTATTATTGGTAAATATGGTAGTCAAAATTTTGTACTGGGAAAGCTTTCACTGGCTACCTTTAATAACGCTGCTGGGCTTGAGAATGTTGGTGGAAATAACTATGCGGTTTCATCAAATTCAGGAGCAGCTATCATAGCAAATCCTGGTGACACAGGTACAGGTACCGTTAACGCGGGTGAACTAGAGATGTCAAATGTTGATTTATCTAGTGAATTTACAGAAATGATTGTTGCAAACAGAGCTTATCAAGCAAATGCAAAAACGATTACTACATCAGATGAAATGTTGCAAACATTGATTAACTTGAAACAGTCATAA
- the flhB gene encoding flagellar biosynthesis protein FlhB — MADKDGKTEKPTPKRLKDARKKGEVPKTPELNIAVSLLIFAFIILPLWEFILQEFLPYLTQMIEQVAEFKVQISDLPKVAIQAVLMILLLASPFMLISVFLGTFINIMQVGLLFTWKPLKPDFKKLNPVNGFKQMIGLRSLVNIAKTLAKLGVIIYLCYQQFMAEIPTIINLNDVGLQKILYFVLDFTRSLIEKISFFLLVVAIFDYGYQRYTHHKSLKMTKQEIKDEFKQQEGDPKVKAQRKAKYQAMSRNAISKVKEATVMVTNPTHYAIAIKYDPQKEGIPLLLAKGADDLAQRMKAEAKKMHVPMIENRPVARAIYAKVEPGEFIPAEMYESVAAIIALVYQLEEKEKNKI; from the coding sequence ATGGCCGACAAAGATGGGAAAACAGAAAAACCGACTCCCAAAAGACTAAAAGATGCAAGAAAAAAAGGGGAAGTTCCAAAGACGCCAGAGTTGAACATTGCAGTATCCTTATTAATTTTTGCATTTATTATTTTGCCTTTATGGGAATTTATTCTTCAGGAGTTCCTACCCTATTTAACGCAGATGATAGAGCAAGTTGCAGAATTTAAAGTACAGATAAGTGATTTACCTAAAGTAGCAATACAAGCTGTTTTAATGATTTTATTACTTGCAAGTCCATTCATGTTGATAAGTGTTTTTCTTGGAACTTTTATAAACATTATGCAGGTTGGATTATTGTTTACATGGAAACCATTGAAACCTGATTTTAAAAAATTAAATCCAGTTAATGGCTTTAAGCAGATGATAGGCCTTAGATCACTGGTAAATATTGCAAAGACACTGGCAAAATTAGGCGTGATTATCTATCTCTGTTACCAACAATTTATGGCAGAGATTCCGACAATAATTAACTTGAATGATGTAGGCCTGCAAAAGATCCTTTACTTTGTTTTAGATTTTACTAGGTCATTGATTGAAAAAATTTCTTTTTTCCTATTGGTTGTAGCAATTTTTGATTATGGGTATCAAAGATATACACACCACAAGAGTTTGAAAATGACTAAGCAAGAAATCAAAGATGAATTTAAACAACAAGAAGGGGACCCTAAGGTAAAAGCACAGCGAAAAGCTAAATATCAGGCGATGTCACGTAATGCAATTTCAAAGGTCAAAGAAGCAACTGTGATGGTTACAAATCCAACGCATTATGCGATTGCAATAAAGTATGATCCGCAAAAAGAAGGAATTCCGTTGCTTTTAGCAAAAGGTGCAGATGACTTAGCACAACGAATGAAAGCAGAAGCTAAGAAAATGCATGTGCCGATGATTGAAAATCGGCCAGTTGCAAGAGCAATATACGCTAAAGTAGAACCCGGTGAATTTATACCAGCAGAGATGTATGAGTCAGTTGCGGCAATTATCGCGCTAGTTTATCAACTGGAAGAAAAAGAAAAAAATAAGATTTAG
- a CDS encoding flagellar hook capping FlgD N-terminal domain-containing protein yields the protein MSYDYTQAIPSVGISTEYSGSTSKTNLSMDDFLKIMSAAMKNPSIGSDSSSGSSSSGTDYVSQMAQFASLDQLNNIGKRLTTTVMGMQQNEAFSLLGKNVQLADGSTTVSGKVDKVKFSNGYATLVVKGNEYQMGALTEVDNDTTN from the coding sequence ATGAGTTATGACTATACACAAGCTATTCCATCAGTTGGAATATCTACAGAATATAGTGGTTCAACAAGTAAAACGAATCTATCTATGGACGATTTTTTGAAGATTATGTCCGCTGCCATGAAGAATCCGTCAATTGGCAGTGATTCGTCGAGTGGAAGCAGTAGTAGTGGTACAGATTATGTTTCTCAAATGGCTCAGTTTGCCTCATTGGACCAATTGAATAATATTGGAAAAAGGCTGACTACGACAGTTATGGGGATGCAACAAAATGAGGCGTTTTCGTTATTAGGAAAGAATGTACAATTGGCTGATGGAAGTACAACCGTTAGTGGAAAAGTAGACAAGGTTAAATTTTCAAATGGATATGCCACCCTGGTAGTAAAAGGAAATGAATACCAAATGGGTGCATTGACGGAAGTGGATAATGATACAACGAATTGA
- a CDS encoding flagellar protein yields MIQRIDGTSNSFTGINNSRVKNNSTENNENFSKILAQKQDQVKISKHARQRLSARNLDLQNSDLSHIGQAMNELNEKGSKDSLLLYKDMGLIANVQNRTIITAMNVNEINTVTNIDSTKFVK; encoded by the coding sequence ATGATACAACGAATTGATGGAACTAGTAATAGTTTCACTGGAATAAACAACAGCCGAGTAAAAAATAATTCAACTGAAAATAACGAAAATTTTTCAAAAATACTTGCGCAAAAGCAAGATCAAGTGAAGATATCAAAGCATGCACGGCAAAGATTGAGCGCACGCAATTTAGATTTACAAAATAGCGATTTGTCCCATATAGGACAAGCGATGAATGAACTTAACGAAAAGGGAAGTAAAGATTCGTTGTTGCTCTACAAAGATATGGGACTAATTGCAAATGTTCAAAATAGAACGATTATTACTGCTATGAATGTTAATGAGATAAATACAGTAACAAATATAGACAGTACAAAATTTGTAAAATAA